In Glandiceps talaboti chromosome 4, keGlaTala1.1, whole genome shotgun sequence, a single window of DNA contains:
- the LOC144433542 gene encoding phosphatidylinositol 5-phosphate 4-kinase type-2 alpha-like: MATSKKKHIKAVSQKVKLFRANEPLLSVFMWGINHTIGELSHVNIPVMLMPDDFKAYSKVKIDNHAFNKENLPSHFKVKEYCPLVFRNLRERFNINDLDYMNSLTSSQPVYSNSPGRSGARFLVSTDKRFVIKTISREEVEMMHNILKQYHQFVVEHHGKTLLPHYLGMYRLTVDGAETYMIVMRSVLSASLTVHKKFDLKGSTVDRQASDKEKAKELPTFKDNDFVNENHKIYIGTDTKEEFLSQLKTDVEFLSELKLMDYSLLVGIHDIDRAEQEEMEVESNGVEEEEDDSGSNTAFTPPDSPQPGHMFPDTLPGQYDSDIDIFAYKSSQEAPRKEIYFMALIDILTHWGAKKRAAQAAKTVKHGAGAEISTVKPEQYSRRFLEFIANIVE; the protein is encoded by the exons ATGGCAACCAGCAAGAAGAAACATATCAAAGCAGTGTCTCAGAAGGTGAAACTGTTCAGAGCAAATGAGCCCCTGCTCAGTGTTTTCATGTGGGGCATCAACCACACG ATTGGTGAATTAAGCCATGTCAACATTCCGGTTATGTTGATGCCAGATGATTTTAAAGCTTACAGTAAGGTGAAAATTGACAATCATGCTTTTAACAA AGAAAATCTTCCCAGTCATTTCAAAGTCAAAGAATACTGTCCACTAGTATTCCGTAACTTGAGAGAGAGGTTTAATATCAATGATTTGGATTACATG AATTCATTAACCTCCTCACAACCAGTTTACAGTAATTCACCTGGTAGAAGTGGAGCAAGGTTCCTTGTGTCAACTGACAAAAGATTTGTCATCAAAACAATCTCAAGAGAAGAAGTGGAAATGATGCAtaatatattaaaacaatacCACCAA TTTGTAGTAGAACACCATGGTAAGACGTTACTGCCTCATTATCTTGGCATGTATCGATTGACTGTGGACGGTGCAGAAACTTACATGATTGTTATGCGTAGTGTACTCAGTGCAAGTCTTACAGTCCATAAAAAATTTGACCTGAAGGGATCGACAGTAGATAGACAAGCAAGTGATAAAGAAAAG GCCAAAGAGCTTCCAACTTTTAAAGATAATGACTTTGTCAATGAAAATCATAAGATTTATATTGGAACTGACACGAAGGAAGAATTTCTATCCCAACTGAAAACAGATGTGGAG TTTCTTTCTGAGTTAAAACTGATGGACTACAGTCTCCTGGTTGGGATCCACGACATAGACAGAGCTGAACAAGAAGAGATGGAAGTAGAAAGTAATGGTGTCGAAGAGGAGGAAGACGATAGTGGCAGTAATACAGCATTTACACCACCAGACAGTCCACAGCCTGGACATATGTTTCCAGACACTCTACCTGGACAGTATGATAGTGATATTGATATCTTTGCGTATAAAAGCTCACAAG AAGCACCAAGGAAAGAAATCTATTTTATGGCGCTGATTGATATTTTAACACACTGGGGTGCAAAGAAAAGGGCAGCACAAGCTGCTAAAACAGTCAAGCATGGG GCAGGAGCAGAGATTTCAACTGTTAAGCCGGAACAGTACTCAAGACGATTCTTAGAattcattgcaaatattgtcGAATGA